TGTTGCGGGGGAATGGATGTCGATGCGTGTGCGTCCGTACATATGCCCTCTGgccgtctctctttcttacacacacatatacatacatacacatacacacatatgtgtgtgtgtgcgtgcacgcgcgcgcgcatgtgtgtgcgtgcgtgcgtgtgtgtgtgtgtgtgtgtgtgtgtgtgtacgtgcgtgcgtttggGTGTGTGAAGCATACACATAACTATTACATATTCAGCATCACTCAAGTCATATTCCACAAGCAACCTCCAAACACAGCCGCCTTATCATCCAGAAAACTTTCTCAGCCGCCCGCAAgacgccccttccccccacccccagccccacccacccccacctccacgaGGCAGACGCAGGGCAAGACGCGCGCCCGGCAGCCAATGGGCCGAATCAGCTATTCACAagctttctctcgctcgttcgggGACAATACACCGAGCCCAAACAGCCCAGTCAAAAGCCTTTACGCACGACGCAACGATGTGCAACACGCAGACAGGCAAAGGCATCAATGGACGGCGCTGCAAAGGGATGCGAGACCATAAAGCCGATAGCTCGCTCGCGTTTCAGGTTtgcacgtttctctctctctcaatctgtctctttctctctttctttctctgtctttctttatatctctgtatccgtctctctctttttctccctctaaacatatatacacaatcacacacacacacacacatatatatatatccatctgtgtaCCTCACcatcattctatttatttctttttccctctctccctccgtcccctctctctatctctttctctgtcaccatttctccttcgctttctcttttctgtgcgtgtctttctctttctctttgcctgtaTTTTATGTGCAATCTGTGtcataacctttttttcttttcttttttttaactttaaatCTGAACGATCGCATAATATAGAGTATACGGTTATAAAACGTTATAAATATGCTAATGTAAGATGTACATGTGCAATCAGTGACGAAAATAGCCTTATTCAAATCGACCGACTATACAAGATCTGAGATTTATTGATGTATCACCCTCTGGCGCGTTAAGGAATCTTGTGTACCTATTAAGACGAGAATGATTCATGTGATTCACGTGTTATCTTTGCCCTATTGGTGAGAGTTACGCTATCAAATGTTAGTATCTTGACAGATTTTTAAGAGTAagttaagaagaataaaaaaaaaaaaatgttaacagcATGGAAGGTTTGAGtaaattattttatttgatatagatattgattaaAGTGTAAACCATTATCGAACCGAATGTAATACAGACAGACGAGGTAATacattgaataaaaagaaaaatgcatgcTTATTACGTAAGTCAAGCTGGAAAATAAAACTGCTTTGACCACACAACGTTACATTACTCACTGCAACCATGTCGAGTGCAAGCTGTGTTAACAAAAGAGATATCAGTTGATCATTTAGTGATAGGATCATGCAGGcctgagaagaatgagagaatggaaagCGGAGAAGGCAGTGTATGAATGAGTAATCGAggggaaatatagaaagaagtgagagagaaggatgaaataTCATCTGAATTTCATTAGGGAAATCTGATTatctagaaataaaaatatgtccTATAATGGCTATCTTCAGAGGGTCGCTAGAACAGTAGTGAGCGGAATCTTAATGAAGGTGTGTTTGGAGTATACTAGAAGTGACCTATATTGTAAGTAATTGTAATATTTGGTTTTATGTTCACCCTTTTCAAACAAGCCAACCCATGGAATTTCACATAGCACTTACTTTTGTCTAGTAACCATGCTGATGTATTAATAATAAGTAAcctcaagaaaacacacacacacacacacacacacacacacacacatacacatacacatacacatacacatacacacacacacacacacacacacacacacacacacacacacatacatacagtatctatctatctatctatctatctatctatctatctatatatatatatatacatatatacacacaagtaaacaTAAAGCAACAACAATTGCATAATGGAACAGGACCATGTATGGCGATCTAAGTTCGGCCTGAATATTCACAAACTGATCAATACCCGGAATGCTGTCTTCTCTCGCCTCGCTGCTTATGCAAGAACTTCCGGCATAAAATGAGGAGGCAATAACACGACCAAGTGGTATTTTAACaagcattttatttttctttccttcttttctttcgcttttgtcTGTTCCATTTCTCGCTTTGTCCCCTTCTTTATtgtttgaattatttttttcatattctttttttcctcgtgttctttctttttatttttatttctttcttttgtttttctttgccttttgagAGCCTTTTTGTTGATGTGATTTCAATAAATCTTACCTGGTTTCTTCTAAAAGCAAATAGAGAATATTTGTTACTGGGAACTGCGAAATTAAATGAAAGAGgcaaaaatgaaagaatgtgATAAATGAAGAACagacgagaatgagaaagatgaagaaaatccaAGAGAATTTTATCATAAATGTGATCTTGAATATTTTAACAAAGCAGtaattaaaatcaaaatatcttttacgaataaacaatgaatgaaagagaacgaaggaaaaatatatatagtcttGACAAGGTCACGCTTCAGCAatcttaaaagaaaaaggaaaactataAGTGTTGTCAGAATGAAATATGTTGGCAAGCGGCCAGTTTATTGACCGTGATTGTTGGCAGGTGGAAGGACTTGTTGTGAAGTCCCTCCTTTCGCCAAAAGGGATTTCTCAACAAAAGGGGTCAGCCTTGGCCTTCTCAGGTGACAGACCGGTCTGGGTTGGCAGGGTATGTTGACGTTCGCACACAGAAACGAAAAAACTAAGTGTCTGCGTCCAtctaaattcacacacaaacaacacacgcaaatatgcacGCAAAcacgaaaccacacacacacacacacacacacacacacacacacacacacacacacacacacacacacacacacacacacacacacacacacacacacacacacacacgcacgcacacgcacgcacatatacacacacacacacacacatatatatatatatatatatatatatatatatatatatatatatatatatatatatatatatatatatatatatacaaatatatatacatatacatttatacacacacacgcacatatatacatatatatacaaatatatatacatatacatttatacacacacacagacctaacGCCGTACTAGTCGAACGTGCAAGTAGGCGCTCCTAGGTAGCCAAAGTCGGCTGTTGAATTACTATATTTACTTCGGCTAGTATATGTGCATTGCAGTGACTACTCCGTGACATTCAGTGaatatcatagcaataatgaatatTCCAAAAAATCGAACTTTACTTGCCACACATCTGACCCACCTACtggttcaccccctccccccttcctgtctCTGTATGTGGTTATGCAGTTCTTAGCAATTATGCTGCGACAGGTAAATATATTCCCTTAAATGCAGTCGTGAATACCCAACAGTTAAATGATCTAGAGACTAAAGAATTTAGACCCTTTCCTAGGCCGGAATAGCAAGGGAGGCCATTAAGGGACGCATACCCGCAATCCGGacaagaaacagggaaagaaagtcCCACCCTGTTAAACCTTACCAAGACTCCGGTACGGCTTCCCTAAGCTTCTGAAGTCTAATATCGAATTCCTCTCCAGCCACACACTAGCTTCGCGTCTGTGTCACCAGGTATCCATCACACAGGCTTTGCAGATCTAAGCTTATACTATACGTTACCTGACAACACCATGTTCCATAGTCGCATACACAAACGGGGTGGGTGGGTTGCTTTATTCTGCTGTGGTAAAATGACCTCTCGCTCCCCCCTAGGATGTGGAAATTCCGGAAGAGCAGGAAATGATGTGGCTCCCCCGTCGGGCCCTTCGTACCCATCAGGATCCACACTGATCGCTACCACCGCAGAACAATACCCGCTCTAGTCCGACTCATAAACGAGCATAAAGTCAATGGACTGCCCCCATACAACTCTTCAACGAGCACTGGTCTACAATTACTAGTTCAGCACTCCTAGCTCAGCTTTACTTGCACTTTGTGACGATATTTGCCTCTTTTGTTGCTATATCGCAAATAGATTGTTAATTTATTTGGtgcttatatgtttatgcatatatagtttgtcttatttttatctCTGTATATTTTCAGACTGGCGGCTTGAGAATTGGTAAaccgattattgttattgttattggtattgttattattattgttattattattattattattattattattattattattattattaatattattacaattattattattattaacaattttattactattaatattattaacaatattattattattaatattattaacaatattatcattattattaatattattaacaatattatcattattattattattatgtacaaatagataattagataatgcTGACTCACCAtaaaataccattattgttaccttACTCACAAATGCATAATTGGCGAACACCGATATTCCCGAACTTCATCTTATATATTCAATGCATACGTCTTCAGCGCTTTATCAAAATCCTTGTTTAAATGGACCTTTGTTTACAAGTAGATATAAAAGTATCTTATTTGTTGGTAAGTTGTGTGTCCAGCCGGGCCTTTGGTATTATTTGATGGTTAtctcatcattttaactatttatctatctattcctcctttttattaatttgttggtTTATCTGTTCATTGCAAACAGATGACGTTTAATTAGGCCTATATAAACGTATGGAACATGAGAGGCAAGGCGGAGATGAGGTATACGCCTTCAGGTATACATTACATCAATTTATCACTCGCTATAAATACCACTGACTCTTTCATCAAGGTATAGGGTAAATGTCACATAATAATCATGTAACTATTACGTATCCAGTTTCCGTTCCCAGAGGACTTGGCGGATGACCgggttaggaaggggggggggactcggCAGCTGCGGaaggggagtttgtgtgtgtgtgaaatggcaGTCATGTCAAAAGCCTTTAATGAAAATTCGTTACCAAAGCGCATAGGTGGATATATAGGTACGtagatagaagtagagagagagagagagagagagaaagaatttcttTGTGAATTATTTTCGCTAAATGTTTGTTACAAAAAAAAGTTGACTGTTCAAAGAGTAAGCGATTAAGGGGAGcgtagagagaaagcagagagagagagagagagaaatgaaataaaatgaaagactgaaatgaaagagagagagaggaccaatGACAAaatgagaagacgaagaagaaaaagaaagagaaaaagcacacAAGAACCAAGCCTTCCCATAATGGAATTATCGAGACCCATCTTATTCCTCTACCACCGAAGTCCCACACGACAACTCTCTCCTTGATACCATGTCTGGCTCGTGTTGCATGGCGTTGCATCGTGCCTAAATCCCCTCAACTAggctgtgtgtgtagtgtattgtccccacaacgagagagagaagcctTTTCGGCCAATTGGTTCCCGGATGTGTGCCTGTGGGATCTCTCTGacatgggggtgggtgggtgaggtatGATTCGAgcacaaggtgtgtgtgtgtgtgtgtgtgtgtgtgtgtgtgtgtgtgtgtgtgtgtgtgtgtgtgtgtctgtgtgtgtgtgtgtgtgtgtgtgtgtgtgtgtgtgtgtgtgtgtgtgtgtgtatgtgtgtgtgtgtgtgtgtttaagtgtgtgtaagaTTGAGTTTGATTATGACCGTGtgcgtgtttaaatgtgtgtgagagtgcgtttgagtgtgtgtgaccatagtctcactctctctgtttgtatatatgtgcgtgtttgtttgtgtgtatatctgttattttgtgtgtatgtctgttattttgtgtgtatgtgtgttagtttgtgtgcatgtgtgttagtttgtgtgtatgtgtgtgcgttcgtgtgtatgtgtgtgcgttcgtgtgtattttccgctacaataataaataaataaatacaaaaaataacggCCACTGTCGACTACGAGCAACGACACCAACAGGGCGTTCACAGCGGCCTTAAAACCGCCCTGcaactttccccctctcccccctccccccctcccttctggtCATCTGCCTAACCCTTGGGGCCACGGAAGCGTTGCCATAAAAAGGTCAAGTTAAAACTGTATGTATCATACATTAGAATTAAAAGCATGTATGATCatataatagattatatatattacaactaTAAAAGAAGGTACCTTTAAACAAAGGTTCTTTCTTGGAAGTTGATTTTGAAAAAGCACCGAAGACGTATGCATGCGTGATGGGTTTGGGGGCATGTGTTTGTCAATCATCAGTTATAGTAAATCATTTGGTGAGTTGGCTTTGTCTAtctgtgtggttatgtgtgtttgtgagtaagtATGCGCTAATATGGgttctcgtgtgtgtatgtgtgtttgcgcgcttACGCGTGTGTTTTCGTGCTTATTTCAGTGTTTTTGCGTGTTGTTATGTGtttacgtatttatgtgtgtttgaatgcttatgtgagtgtgtttgcgtgtgtttgcatgcttatgcgtgtgcgtttgcgtgcttatgcatgtgtatgcatgctgatgtgtttgcttgcttatacgtgtgtttgtgttcctatgtgagtgtgtttgcgtgcttttatgcgtgtgtggctgtgtcctctctctgtgtgtgtttgtgtgaaaatgCAGCGGAACACACTTATTTCTTTCCGTGCGCGGACGTCAGCACACCCTCCCAATACCAACGTCCTGTCACCGGGGAATGCAAACAAGACACTAACCCCTTTCTTGAGAAATCCCTCTTGGCGATAGAAAGGACTTCACAACAAGTCCTTCCACCTGCCAACAATCGCGAACAGTAGACTGGTCGCTTGCCAACACATTCCATTCTGACAAcactttttttctataattttcttttaagATGACTGGAGTGTGACCCTATCAAGACTCCGTCattttttctccgtcttcttcccttccctggtTATTTGTTAAGAAAagtataattttatttttccctGCTCTGTTCCGGCTCTTGATTATCCTTCAACTTGAAGGACATATttctgttaatatttttttctctttcttattctcctttattctatatatattgcactttcatttttcccttctggTTTATATTCGTCATCCCCAACTTTTagacgtttttttttcatttactacgTGAAGAAACTGAAATAATAGAGTAAAGACATAATATAGAAAGGTTTTCCCgaggtaaaataaaaagaaaactacgaagaaaaaagtatttttaaaaaatgaaaggaagaaaataaaaatgaaatgaaaaagacagaAGCTGATAACGAGGCATGAATAAATGAGCCTTGTTGGAAAAAATAAGCCTTGTTGAAATACCACTCGGTCGTGTTATTGCCTCCTCATTTTATGCCGGAAGTTCTTGCATAAGCAGCGGGGCGAGAGAAGACAGCATTCCGGGTATTGATCAGTTTGTGAGTGTCTGGCTCGACGTAGATCGCCGTCGATGGTCTTGTTCGGTGATGCATTTCGTTGTTGCATGGctgatgttgttgatattgttatttcttgtctatatattgctgtgtgtgtgtttatgtatatactatatatatatatatatacacacacacacacacacacacacacacacacacacacacatacacacacacacacacatacacacacacacacacacaccgtgttcgcgaacgcacacaggcacacacacacatatataaatatatatgtatttacacacacacacacacacacacacacacacacacacacacacacacacactcacacacatatatatatatatatatatatatatatatatatatatatatatatacatatatctacacacacacatatatatatgtatatatacatgtatatacatgtttatacatatatgcatatatatagatgtacatttatacacaaacacacacacacagaagtttgAAAGTATTTGGACAAACAATGAGAAGACAAATCATGTTCTGtctatttctacaattatcacgCTGTACTGGCACCACACGTCTTAATTAAAACTTCACAAATAGTGACACTCACCATAATTGCTTACAATGCAGATCCATTCTGGTATACTCCAGACAAATTATTTCGTTAAGGTTCtgctcactttatatatatatatatatatatatatatatatatatatgtgtgtgtgtgtgtgtgtgtgtgtgtgtgtgtgtgtgtgtgtgtgtgtatacatattgatatatatatataatatatataatatatatataatatgtatatatatatatatatatatatatatatatatatatatatatgtatgtatgtaataggtattccgataattcgtcgaatcgtaagcaagaagaggtggatcaatacggccgtgaagaatcgcatgtttattagcaaacgtttcgaaggcttcagcagtccttcattgtcaatgctgaaataaccagacaatagggtcaattagacaatgtaaatgaaaaaagttcattctggttttaggaaacaacgtgaaactaaatgatataaaacacagtgataaaaacacgaaagaatacgaaaaatacgaatacaaacaaagtacataaactcacaacaaggatataaatacaaaaatacaattcataaatatggaatgcacaagaaagtcaaaaaaataaccaagaataggtgatttatggtgatgggcagtcagtgatCCCCAACTTTGTTAACTTCCGGGTACATAACCCTATGTTTGAACATACTCAAATATATCGTTCGTGGTGCTTCCATCTTCTTAACCGTGAACTTACtagacagatgaacaaagaaaCTATTGTCAGTAAGAAACTAGATAATGACTTTGCCTTGCTAAAATCCACACTATctccatttgattttatttttgtatccagGTTGATCAATGGAAATGTAGAAAACAAACTACGTAAAGTAGATTCAGTTCACAGCAAAAAGCTCTTGCACTTGGGaattgatataaagaaaaaagtagacaaaaataaagtaatatttaaCTTCTCTAACATCATTTTAACTGAAGAGCAAAAGGACGTACTTTCCTATGGCTTAGATTATTGTATACCCCAAACTAAATTGGCTTTTCATAAATTTTACCTATACTTTGAAAAACTGTGTAGTACCATAAAGAACtgtgacatctacaacaacaacttcaataaTGTTGCTAACAACATTACAACTATAGCCAACAATACTTTTAGAAAATTCtcacaccaaaaaaaacaaacacgtgaTTCAGATGCTTTCTTGTCACCTCTACAAACCCTTAAAAATGATAACTCAATAGTAATAACCAAACCTGACAAGGGAAGAGGAGTTGTTATTGTAAACAAGTGTGATTATAAACAAAAACTAATGGATATTCTTAATGACCAAACAAAATTCAAACGAATCACGACTGAAATATCCACTCATCTTCTTTACTTGGAAGACAAATTAAACAGACTGCTTCGTACCATCAAATCATCCATCA
This genomic stretch from Penaeus vannamei isolate JL-2024 chromosome 28, ASM4276789v1, whole genome shotgun sequence harbors:
- the LOC138867107 gene encoding uncharacterized protein; the protein is MEHERQGGDEVYAFRLINGNVENKLRKVDSVHSKKLLHLGIDIKKKVDKNKVIFNFSNIILTEEQKDVLSYGLDYCIPQTKLAFHKFYLYFEKLCSTIKNCDIYNNNFNNVANNITTIANNTFRKFSHQKKQTRDSDAFLSPLQTLKNDNSIVITKPDKGRGVVIVNKCDYKQKLMDILNDQTKFKRITTEISTHLLYLEDKLNRLLRTIKSSISLNTYNSLLSSGSRPGVLYGLPKVHKPNIPLRPIISSIGTFNYNAAKFLVPVISPLTTNHYTIDNSTAFAKEITSLNYQNPVTLASFDVESLFTNVPLHETTELIVNNLNISHLDKFGLDKVHFRKLLEITAHHSVFCFDDCLYTQTEGVAMGSLLGPSYANAFLCHHEQDWLEQCPLEFKPLHYPTKARLHSMTTDTSGALKKSS